CTGCCCTCTGATTCAAAGGGCAGGCGCTTTGTAGCCACAAAGGCGGCCGTGGCACCACTAGGGAAAATCTGCATTTTTACGTAACAAATCCGCCAACCCATCCGCCTGCATCGGCCGGCTGATCAGGTAGCCCTGCACTTCGTCACAGCGCTCCACCCGCAGGAAATCCAACTGCTGCAGATCCTCCACACCTTCAGCCACGACCTTGAGCGCCAAACCGTGGGCCATGGCAATAATCGCCCGGGTGATGGCCGCGTCTTCGCGCCCCTGCCCCAACCCACGAATAAAGGTCTGGTCGATCTTCACGTAGTCCACGGGAATGCGCTTGAGGTAGCTGAGGGACGAATAGCCGGTGCCGAAATCATCGATGGCCAGCTTTACCCCCAGGTCGCGCAATTGCTGGAAGGTCGCGATGATATGTTCGACGCTGTCGAGCAATTGGCTTTCGGTCAGTTCAAGTTCGAGGTACTGCGGGTCCAGGCCGGTTTCTTCCAGCACTTGGCGCACCAGGCTGACCAGCTTGCCCTGGCGCAATTGATGCACCGACAGGTTCACCGACACCCGAATGGGCGCCAAGCCCTGGCGCTGCCATTCACAGGCCTGCCAGCAGGCCTCCCGCAGCACGAATTCGCCCAGCGGTACGATCAGGCCGGTTTCTTCGGCCAGGCCGATAAAGTCTGCCGGCGGCACCATGCCCCACTGCGGATGCTCCCACCGGATCAGCGCTTCGGCCGCATTGAGTTTGCCGGTGGCCAGGCACAGTTTCGGCTGGTAGAACACCGCCAACTGACGCTCGTCGATAGCCTTGCGCAGGTGGTTTTCCAGCTGCAGTCGCTCCAGGGTGCTGGCTTGCAAACTGTCGGTGTAGAACTGGAAATTATTGCCGCCAAGGTGCTTGGCGTGTTGCATGGCCATGTTCGATTGGCTGACCAGCGCGGAAATTTCCCGTGCGTTATCCGGCAACAGACTTACGCCCATTGAAGCGCTGACCACCAATTCATGCCCCTCCACGGTGACCGGCACCCGCAGCTTGGCCAGCAGGCGCGTGGCCACCCGCGCCAGACTCGACAGGTTGCCATAGGCGTCGAACAGTACGGCGAATTCATCAGCGGACAAGCGCGCAATGGTGTCCGCCTCCGGCAAGGCATTGATCAAGCGGCGGGCCATTTTTTGCAGCAATTGGTCGGCCACTTCATGGCCCAGGCTGTCGTTGAGCAATTTGAAACGATCGAGGTTGATATGCAGCAGCGCCAGGCTGCGCCCGCCCAGCCGGACGCGCTGGTGAGCCTCGCGCAGCCGTTCGCGGAACAGCGAGCGGTTGGCCAGGCCGGTCAATTCGTCGTAGTGGGTGAGGTAGCGCATGCGCTCCTCGGATTCGCGCCGCGCCGACAGATCAGCGAAAAAGCCCACTATATGGCTGACGTTTCCGCGAAAATCGCGCACCACATTCAACTGAAGCCACTGTGGGTACAGCTCGCCGTTCTTGCGTGTTTCCACCAACTCGCCCTGCCACGTGCCATGGCTGAGCAACGCTTGGCGGATCACCGGAAAATGGCGCCGAGCGTCGCGACTGCTGGGCAGTTCCACCACGTTGCGTCCCAGCATGTCGTCGATTTCAAAGCCGGTGACGCGACTGAAGGCCTGGTTGACCGCGATCAGCGCGTAATCCGGGTCAAGTATCACGATGCCTTCACTGGCGGCCTCGAATACCGTCGACGCCAACCGCTGCTGTTCTTCCAGCGCTTTACCCGCGCTGATGTCACGGCGGGTGCCAAGCATGCGGATCACACGCCCGCTCGGCGCGCGCTCCACGGCGCGCCCGCGATCTTCGATCCATACCCAGTGCCCGTCGCCATGGCGCACGCGGTATTCCACCAGGTAATCCTCGGTACGCCCCTTAAGGTGCTCCACCAACGCGCGCTTGAGCAGCGGCAAGTCGTCGGGGTGCAGGCGCGGCTTGAGGTGGCCGAGCATGGCGGTGACGTATTCCGGCTCCAGGCCGAACAGCTCTTTGAGTTGAGTGT
This region of Pseudomonas asgharzadehiana genomic DNA includes:
- a CDS encoding EAL domain-containing protein; the protein is MTLNTDLHGPSMAPAQVIRKHYATEMAVERTRLLYQGSLLPTLLMLVNGLVCAWLLWTPQQYVLDSIWLVWLLALVAMRVIQVAAFDSAMPSRQAQPVWRRMFMLGSAVSGLTLATAAIALAPVNSFMQQAWVFGLIGAATLSASVAYAVSLPAFLSFAVPCLVPSIVYLLWNGDPQQQGWGVLGLILLVSLNLVAWQVNRLIQRELLRRFQNQALIENLQQAQQRSEQLNQDLVREVEQRRQVEQELRNAQIGLQDRVAQRSQELDAASLALNKSEARLAMALQASELGLWDWNLQTDEVHHTQLKELFGLEPEYVTAMLGHLKPRLHPDDLPLLKRALVEHLKGRTEDYLVEYRVRHGDGHWVWIEDRGRAVERAPSGRVIRMLGTRRDISAGKALEEQQRLASTVFEAASEGIVILDPDYALIAVNQAFSRVTGFEIDDMLGRNVVELPSSRDARRHFPVIRQALLSHGTWQGELVETRKNGELYPQWLQLNVVRDFRGNVSHIVGFFADLSARRESEERMRYLTHYDELTGLANRSLFRERLREAHQRVRLGGRSLALLHINLDRFKLLNDSLGHEVADQLLQKMARRLINALPEADTIARLSADEFAVLFDAYGNLSSLARVATRLLAKLRVPVTVEGHELVVSASMGVSLLPDNAREISALVSQSNMAMQHAKHLGGNNFQFYTDSLQASTLERLQLENHLRKAIDERQLAVFYQPKLCLATGKLNAAEALIRWEHPQWGMVPPADFIGLAEETGLIVPLGEFVLREACWQACEWQRQGLAPIRVSVNLSVHQLRQGKLVSLVRQVLEETGLDPQYLELELTESQLLDSVEHIIATFQQLRDLGVKLAIDDFGTGYSSLSYLKRIPVDYVKIDQTFIRGLGQGREDAAITRAIIAMAHGLALKVVAEGVEDLQQLDFLRVERCDEVQGYLISRPMQADGLADLLRKNADFP